In Paramormyrops kingsleyae isolate MSU_618 chromosome 13, PKINGS_0.4, whole genome shotgun sequence, a single window of DNA contains:
- the LOC111848233 gene encoding protein naked cuticle homolog 1 codes for MGKLHSKHAAICKPRESPEGDSFVVNACLAKKGIDDWIIKQKYYCTGSHIEQRDGQQKTICDLSTREASDEGCGEGISEAHCSLEVALPPEKMESCCTEDKMQEDRKNPVSGGGKKQLKFEELECAVSLEDDNRQEWTFTLYDFDNSGKVTREDISSLLHTIYEVVDASVNHSPSTSKTLRVKLSVAPDSSQTWKSPPLPVPDNSHGRQKIDKCTEDPKSTDKKSRAPLRRHCSDHHAQPGCLRHCVDENLERRNHYLDLAGIENYTSRFGSGTGTEPAKAEPQARPANQMRSRSHEPENGRSYSHHRRSQAMEGASHGPPASEAPCPRQRPQDPNKHLLRSPKNHGRAPPAQAAGRSMRSRGGATPLALLCQNPHQQPSAPHKRHKQRARDSQPVYRSLGLAGPLLEKEQVRELSGGLGSHVVQRHEHHHHHEHHHHYHHFYQS; via the exons ATGGGTAAACTTCATTCAAAGCATG CTGCCATTTGTAAACCGAGAGAGAGCCCTGAAG GCGATAGCTTTGTAGTGAATGCCTGTTTGGCGAAGAAAGGGATCGACGACTGGATCATTAAGCAGAAGTACTACTGCACCGGATCTCACATAGAGCAACGGGACGGCCAGCAGAAAACCATCTGCGATCTGTCGACAAGA GAAGCGTCTGATGAGGGCTGCGGAGAGGGGATCAGCGAAGCACACTGCAGCTTAGAAG TGGCGTTGCCTCCGGAGAAGATGGAGAGCTGCTGCACTGAGGACAAAATGCAGGAGGACAGGAAGAACCCTGTATCTGGGGGGGGCAAGAAACAGCTCAAATTTGAA GAGCTTGAGTGTGCCGTCTCATTGGAAGATGACAACAGGCAAGAGTGGACGTTCACCCTGTACGACTTTGATAACAGTGGCAAAGTCACTAGAGAG GACATCAGCAGCCTGCTGCACACTATCTACGAGGTGGTGGATGCTTCTGTGAACCACTCCCCCAGCACCAGTAAAACTCTGCGTGTCAAGCTCTCTGTAGCTCCTGACTCCAGCCAGACCTGGAAGAGCCCTCCGCTGCCCGTGCCAG ACAACAGCCATGGCAGACAGAAGATTGACAAGTGTACCGAAGATCCTAAAAGCACTGACAAGAAGTCCCGAGCTCCTCTCAG gcgACACTGCAGTGACCATCATGCCCAGCCGGGCTGCCTGCGCCACTGTGTGGATGAGAACCTGGAGCGCCGGAACCATTACCTGGACCTGGCCGGCATTGAGAACTACACGTCCCGTTTTGGGTCCG GCACAGGCACAGAGCCAGCCAAGGCGGAGCCCCAGGCAcggccagccaatcagatgcgGTCTCGCTCACACGAGCCGGAGAACGGCCGTTCCTATTCGCACCATCGCCGCTCGCAGGCCATGGAAGGAGCGAGTCACGGCCCCCCGGCCTCAGAGGCCCCGTGCCCCCGTCAGCGCCCCCAGGACCCCAACAAGCACCTGTTACGCTCGCCCAAGAACCATGGGCGGGCGCCCCCTGCTCAGGCCGCCGGGAGGTCCATGAGGAGCCGGGGGGGCGCTACCCCCTTGGCGCTGCTCTGCCAGAACCCCCATCAGCAGCCCTCTGCCCCCCACAAGCGGCACAAGCAGAGAGCCAGGGACTCTCAGCCAGTGTACCGGTCTCTGGGGCTGGCCGGGCCCTTGCTGGAGAAGGAGCAGGTGCGAGAGCTGTCGGGGGGGCTGGGCAGCCACGTGGTGCAGAGGCACGAGCATCACCACCATCACGAGCACCACCATCACTATCATCACTTCTACCAGTCCTGA